A genomic region of Pseudomonas sp. MPC6 contains the following coding sequences:
- the pabB gene encoding aminodeoxychorismate synthase component I, with the protein MLTCSVHPLPYLANPADYFAAIRHAPGAVLLDSGRPTADRGRYDLLSAWPLEQLAVLPDESGSDFLQRLRDNLTRLGEAALPFDLPFAGGLIGYLSYDFGRHLEHLPSLAQDDLQLPDARFGLYAWALISDHQLETSQLVFHPTLIDSERQRLIALFSQPGIEPVEPFTLKAPMSADLSADEYRHALERIQHYIQAGDCYQVNFAQRFRAQCQGDPWAAYCALRAACPTPFSGFQSLPDGGAVLSLSPERFVKVSERHVETRPIKGTRPRGLTAGEDAANAAELLASPKDRAENLMIVDLLRNDLGRTCRIGSVRVPELFSLESYPNVHHLVSSVTGELADDRDALDLIAGSFPGGSITGAPKIRAMQIIDELEPTRRGLYCGSLLYLDVRGEMDSSIAIRSLLVKDGQVCCWGGGGIVADSEWQAEYQESITKVKVLLDTLQNL; encoded by the coding sequence ATGTTGACCTGTTCCGTACACCCGCTCCCCTATCTCGCCAATCCCGCCGACTACTTCGCGGCGATTCGTCATGCCCCCGGTGCCGTACTGCTCGACAGTGGTCGGCCGACTGCCGATCGCGGTCGTTATGACCTGCTCAGCGCCTGGCCGCTGGAACAACTGGCCGTATTGCCTGACGAAAGCGGCAGCGATTTCCTGCAGCGCCTGCGCGACAACCTGACACGGCTGGGTGAAGCCGCGCTGCCGTTTGACCTGCCTTTCGCCGGCGGCCTGATCGGCTACCTGAGCTATGACTTCGGTCGTCACCTGGAGCATCTGCCGAGCCTGGCGCAGGACGACCTGCAATTGCCGGATGCGCGTTTCGGGCTCTATGCCTGGGCACTGATCAGCGATCACCAACTCGAGACCAGTCAGCTGGTGTTTCACCCGACGCTGATCGACAGCGAGCGACAACGGCTGATCGCCTTGTTCAGCCAGCCCGGGATCGAGCCGGTCGAGCCTTTCACACTGAAAGCACCGATGAGCGCCGACTTGAGCGCTGATGAGTATCGCCACGCGCTGGAGCGCATCCAGCACTATATCCAGGCCGGCGACTGCTATCAGGTCAACTTCGCCCAGCGCTTCCGCGCGCAATGCCAGGGCGACCCCTGGGCCGCCTACTGCGCGTTGCGCGCCGCCTGCCCGACGCCGTTTTCCGGCTTCCAGAGCCTGCCCGATGGCGGCGCGGTGTTGAGCCTTTCGCCAGAGCGTTTCGTCAAAGTCAGCGAGCGCCATGTGGAAACCCGCCCGATCAAGGGCACCCGCCCTCGCGGCCTGACCGCCGGCGAAGATGCGGCGAACGCCGCCGAACTGCTGGCCAGTCCCAAGGACCGCGCGGAAAACCTGATGATCGTCGACTTGCTGCGCAACGACCTCGGCCGCACTTGCCGCATCGGCTCGGTGCGGGTGCCGGAGTTGTTCAGCCTGGAAAGCTACCCGAACGTGCATCACCTGGTGAGCAGCGTGACCGGGGAACTGGCGGATGACCGGGACGCCCTGGACCTGATCGCCGGCAGCTTCCCGGGCGGATCGATTACCGGCGCGCCGAAGATTCGGGCGATGCAGATCATCGACGAGCTGGAACCGACGCGTCGTGGCTTGTATTGCGGTTCGTTGCTGTACCTGGACGTGCGCGGCGAGATGGACAGCTCCATCGCCATTCGCAGCTTGCTGGTGAAGGATGGGCAGGTCTGTTGCTGGGGCGGCGGCGGGATCGTCGCCGATTCCGAGTGGCAGGCCGAGTATCAGGAGTCGATTACCAAGGTGAAGGTGTTGCTCGATACCTTGCAGAATCTTTAA